From Paraburkholderia sabiae, a single genomic window includes:
- a CDS encoding dienelactone hydrolase family protein, protein MNTTTGSMVTFSRPDGKELQGYLAAPEKTEGAPAVVVIQEWWGLNDQIRGVANRLAAAGYFALVPDLYRGKSTVEEEEAHHLMDGLDFGDAASQDVRGAVQYLKQKSGRVAVMGYCMGGALTFLTLCQSPEVAAGVVFYGFPPLEYIDASKIKAPVLAHWATQDAFFAAATVDTLESKLREANVDAEFHRYLAHHAFANETAVGHSRIAGTQYDPVWSQMAWDRTLTFLGRRLWEK, encoded by the coding sequence ATGAACACGACGACGGGATCCATGGTCACTTTTAGCCGCCCGGACGGCAAAGAACTGCAAGGTTATCTCGCGGCGCCCGAAAAAACGGAAGGCGCGCCCGCGGTGGTCGTCATTCAGGAATGGTGGGGCTTGAACGACCAGATTCGCGGTGTCGCGAACCGTCTTGCGGCTGCCGGTTACTTCGCGCTCGTGCCCGATCTGTATCGCGGCAAATCGACGGTCGAAGAAGAGGAAGCGCATCATCTGATGGATGGGCTCGATTTCGGCGATGCCGCATCGCAAGACGTTCGCGGCGCGGTTCAGTACCTCAAGCAGAAGTCCGGTCGCGTCGCGGTGATGGGCTACTGCATGGGCGGCGCGCTGACGTTCCTCACGCTATGTCAAAGCCCCGAGGTTGCGGCGGGCGTCGTGTTCTACGGATTCCCTCCGCTCGAGTACATCGACGCGTCGAAGATCAAGGCGCCCGTGCTCGCCCATTGGGCCACGCAGGACGCGTTCTTCGCTGCGGCAACCGTCGATACGCTGGAATCGAAACTGCGCGAAGCAAATGTCGATGCCGAGTTCCATCGCTATCTCGCGCATCATGCGTTCGCTAACGAAACGGCTGTCGGCCATAGCCGCATCGCCGGCACGCAGTACGATCCCGTCTGGTCGCAAATGGCGTGGGACCGCACGCTGACGTTCCTCGGGCGCAGGCTTTGGGAAAAGTGA
- a CDS encoding YoaK family protein — translation MPVDYLRGFTSAARTDAANRRLGLALAGVAGAANAGGFLAIGQYTSHMSGMVSSLADNLALGNLAFVLSAASSIFAFLAGAASSAILINWGRRRGTHSVYAMPLVLEGLLLLCFGMLGANLEQHRLLYVPATVTVLCYVMGLQNAMITKISKAEIRTTHVTGLVTDLGIEIGKGLYWNRGVASTEAGYVGADMRRLGLLASLLGMFLAGGLAGAIAFKQVGFAATVPLAALLLVLAVVPVADDLLRYPRRGR, via the coding sequence GTGCCCGTCGACTATCTTCGCGGCTTTACCTCGGCCGCTCGCACCGACGCCGCCAACCGGCGGTTAGGCCTCGCGCTTGCGGGCGTCGCGGGTGCCGCGAACGCTGGCGGCTTTCTCGCCATCGGCCAGTACACATCGCACATGTCGGGCATGGTGTCGTCGCTCGCCGACAATCTCGCGCTCGGCAACCTCGCGTTCGTGCTGTCGGCGGCGAGTTCGATCTTCGCGTTTCTCGCCGGCGCGGCGAGTTCGGCCATTCTGATCAACTGGGGCCGGCGCAGAGGCACGCACAGTGTCTACGCGATGCCGCTCGTACTCGAAGGGCTGTTGCTGCTGTGTTTCGGCATGCTCGGCGCGAACCTCGAACAACATCGTCTGCTGTACGTTCCGGCCACGGTTACCGTGCTGTGCTACGTGATGGGCCTGCAGAACGCGATGATCACCAAGATATCGAAGGCGGAAATCCGCACCACGCACGTCACGGGACTCGTGACGGATCTCGGCATCGAAATCGGCAAAGGCTTGTACTGGAACCGGGGCGTCGCGTCGACGGAAGCGGGCTATGTCGGCGCAGATATGCGTCGGCTCGGTTTGCTCGCGTCGCTGCTCGGGATGTTTCTGGCGGGCGGACTGGCCGGTGCGATCGCGTTCAAGCAGGTGGGCTTTGCGGCGACGGTGCCGCTGGCGGCGCTGCTGCTCGTGCTCGCGGTCGTGCCCGTTGCCGACGATCTGTTGAGGTATCCGCGACGCGGGCGGTGA
- a CDS encoding carboxymuconolactone decarboxylase family protein: MEQRLDFYKANPHAIKAMLALEERINKSDLEKSLTELVRLRASQINGCAFCVDMHTADARKGGETDRRLATVVVWRETPFFTARERAALEWTEALTLISQDHVPDAVWEAVKPHFSEAELVDLTLLISAINAWNRFAISFRKLPS; this comes from the coding sequence ATGGAACAGCGTCTCGACTTCTACAAAGCCAACCCGCACGCGATCAAGGCGATGCTCGCGCTCGAAGAGCGCATCAACAAGAGCGACCTCGAAAAGTCGCTGACGGAACTGGTGCGTCTGCGCGCATCGCAGATCAACGGCTGCGCGTTCTGCGTCGACATGCACACCGCCGATGCACGTAAGGGCGGCGAAACCGACCGTCGCCTGGCGACAGTTGTCGTATGGCGCGAAACGCCGTTCTTCACGGCGCGCGAACGCGCGGCACTGGAATGGACGGAAGCGTTGACGTTGATCTCCCAGGATCACGTGCCCGACGCCGTGTGGGAAGCCGTCAAGCCGCACTTCAGCGAAGCCGAACTGGTCGACCTGACGTTGCTGATTTCGGCGATCAATGCATGGAACCGCTTCGCGATTTCGTTCCGGAAATTGCCGTCGTAA